A window of the Cystobacter fuscus genome harbors these coding sequences:
- a CDS encoding DUF6748 domain-containing protein has translation MTSRSSLLALPLALGLLAGCTSNTRPPVEARPAESGGTPAGAEAPPPPPPAPTDTAPSEDISGGTTAASDSKPVIYIVKDSGVRCMAAPCPSLVARPADDPKAEGLRITDLDLSALGLTDEQQGRLMEKVHQGAGLKVEASVGNVPHAGPAGTATVLRVNRVVEGK, from the coding sequence ATGACCTCACGCTCGTCGTTGCTCGCCCTTCCCCTCGCGCTCGGCCTGCTCGCCGGGTGCACCAGCAACACCCGCCCCCCCGTCGAGGCCCGACCCGCCGAGTCCGGTGGCACGCCCGCCGGCGCCGAGGCCCCTCCTCCTCCTCCCCCCGCGCCCACCGACACCGCGCCGAGCGAGGACATCTCGGGTGGCACCACGGCCGCCAGCGACAGCAAGCCCGTCATCTACATCGTGAAGGACAGTGGCGTGCGCTGCATGGCCGCTCCCTGCCCTTCCCTGGTCGCCCGGCCGGCGGATGACCCCAAGGCGGAGGGCCTGCGCATCACCGACCTCGACCTGTCCGCGCTCGGCCTCACCGACGAGCAGCAGGGACGCCTCATGGAGAAGGTCCACCAGGGGGCGGGCCTCAAGGTCGAGGCCTCGGTGGGCAACGTGCCCCACGCGGGTCCCGCCGGCACGGCCACCGTCCTGCGTGTCAATCGGGTGGTCGAGGGCAAGTAG
- the dnaN gene encoding DNA polymerase III subunit beta: protein MEFRIAADELKKALYRAQGIVERKTTMPILANVLLTATKTGVTVTAFDLEIGIVSEHAAEVIKPGAVTLSAKYVFDIVQNLPDAHVTLKKLANNYVDITSGPAHFKLVGTAPEEYPKLPREESAPLVQVTGNTLLEMIKKTQFAISTDETRYILNGVYFEPQASGKVRMVATDGHRLSLVERELPGDFKLKGGVIIPRKGLMELKRLLDEAPDAECHLGFAENSALFKKTGLTMVMRLIDGQFPEYQRVIPKEGDKAVLVPKTRLLEGLKRIALLSADKSYAVRIGLTENQLLITANNPDLGEAKDALDIAYQGAAITIGFNARYLIDVLGVTDTDEVAFELGDEHSPGVLHAPGDRSFTAVVMPMRV, encoded by the coding sequence ATGGAATTCCGCATCGCCGCCGACGAGCTGAAGAAGGCCCTCTATCGCGCCCAGGGCATCGTGGAGCGCAAGACGACGATGCCCATCCTGGCCAACGTGCTGCTCACCGCGACCAAGACGGGGGTGACGGTCACGGCGTTCGACCTGGAGATCGGCATCGTCTCCGAGCACGCCGCCGAGGTCATCAAGCCGGGCGCGGTGACGCTGAGCGCCAAGTACGTGTTCGACATCGTGCAGAACCTGCCGGACGCGCACGTGACGCTCAAGAAGCTGGCGAACAACTACGTGGACATCACCAGCGGTCCGGCGCACTTCAAGCTGGTGGGCACCGCGCCCGAGGAGTACCCGAAGCTGCCGCGCGAGGAGAGCGCGCCGCTGGTGCAGGTGACGGGCAACACGCTCCTGGAGATGATCAAGAAGACGCAGTTCGCCATCTCCACGGACGAGACGCGCTACATCCTCAACGGCGTGTATTTCGAGCCGCAGGCGAGCGGCAAGGTGCGCATGGTGGCCACGGACGGGCACCGCCTGTCGCTGGTGGAGCGCGAGCTGCCGGGGGACTTCAAGCTCAAGGGCGGCGTCATCATTCCGCGCAAGGGCCTCATGGAGCTCAAGCGCCTGCTCGACGAGGCGCCCGACGCCGAGTGCCACCTGGGGTTCGCGGAGAACTCGGCGCTCTTCAAGAAGACGGGCCTCACCATGGTGATGCGGCTCATCGACGGGCAGTTCCCCGAGTACCAGCGCGTCATCCCCAAGGAGGGGGACAAGGCGGTGCTGGTGCCCAAGACGCGCCTGCTTGAGGGCCTCAAGCGCATCGCGCTGCTCAGCGCGGACAAGAGCTACGCGGTGCGTATCGGGCTGACGGAGAACCAGCTGCTCATCACGGCGAACAACCCGGACCTGGGCGAGGCCAAGGACGCGCTGGACATCGCCTACCAGGGGGCGGCCATCACCATCGGCTTCAACGCGCGCTACCTCATCGACGTGCTGGGCGTGACGGACACGGACGAGGTGGCGTTCGAGCTGGGGGATGAGCACAGCCCGGGCGTGCTGCACGCGCCGGGGGACCGCAGCTTCACGGCCGTGGTGATGCCGATGCGCGTCTGA
- a CDS encoding DUF6748 domain-containing protein, protein MTTQESNQETVVYIVKDSGVRCITTPCPVYLALRADRPDEAGLKVTDLDLSALNLGDEQRSSLLKSTHKPGPGLKVEATVRTVPHAGPGGTATILRVSRVL, encoded by the coding sequence ATGACCACCCAAGAGTCCAACCAAGAGACCGTCGTCTACATCGTGAAGGACAGTGGCGTGCGCTGCATCACCACCCCCTGCCCCGTCTACCTCGCCCTCCGGGCGGACCGGCCCGACGAGGCCGGGCTCAAGGTCACCGACCTCGACCTGTCCGCGCTGAACCTGGGCGACGAGCAGCGCTCCTCGCTCCTCAAATCCACCCACAAGCCGGGCCCCGGCCTCAAGGTGGAAGCCACCGTGCGCACCGTCCCCCACGCGGGCCCCGGGGGCACCGCCACCATCCTGCGCGTCAGCCGGGTCCTCTGA
- a CDS encoding acyltransferase family protein translates to MGVTSQDVSVAPPVVAPTPRNTGLDRARAVAVIAMVMGHTLDAVLSDTARQSTGMLAYWSLRAITAPLFLFVAGWAFATTVQRTGVRGLPVWRRYLPRVGLLLLWGYVLRWPGWALEGLLAGRVEIWRHFLAFDALHGVAGALLIGSGVLSVVAGRGPRMAVMAGLALLFPWVSPWMRQVVAAGDWPLVLEQALVGRTSNFPLFPWSAYFFVGCVAGLGLAGVKRVPHWLILLGGGTGMLGAVSLWSGIVASRWGDVTLVCWRVGLLGVAAGCAMLLPARLDGWLGPVGRASLWVYVVHLPLAYGWSTFPGLGSRLGHSQTAPAALGLALAVLATSLVIALPAKTLYGRWRKRARPSAERAGALSPRPPVSE, encoded by the coding sequence ATGGGTGTCACTTCCCAGGACGTGAGCGTCGCTCCGCCCGTTGTGGCCCCCACCCCGCGCAACACCGGCCTGGACCGGGCGCGCGCGGTGGCGGTCATCGCCATGGTGATGGGGCACACGCTGGACGCGGTGTTGTCGGACACGGCCCGGCAGAGCACGGGCATGCTGGCCTACTGGTCGCTCCGGGCAATCACGGCGCCGTTGTTCCTCTTCGTGGCCGGGTGGGCCTTCGCGACGACGGTGCAGCGCACGGGTGTCCGGGGCCTGCCGGTGTGGCGCCGCTATCTACCGCGCGTGGGGCTCTTGCTGCTGTGGGGCTACGTGCTGCGCTGGCCGGGCTGGGCGCTCGAGGGGCTGCTCGCGGGTCGTGTGGAGATCTGGCGGCACTTCCTCGCCTTCGATGCATTGCACGGCGTGGCGGGCGCGCTGCTGATCGGCTCGGGGGTGTTGTCGGTGGTGGCCGGACGCGGGCCGCGCATGGCGGTGATGGCGGGGCTGGCCCTGCTCTTTCCCTGGGTGAGCCCGTGGATGCGCCAGGTGGTGGCCGCGGGGGACTGGCCCCTGGTGCTGGAGCAGGCCCTGGTGGGCCGCACGTCCAACTTCCCGCTCTTCCCCTGGTCGGCCTACTTCTTCGTGGGCTGCGTGGCGGGGTTGGGGCTCGCGGGGGTGAAGCGCGTCCCGCATTGGTTGATCCTCCTGGGCGGGGGCACGGGGATGCTGGGCGCGGTGTCGCTGTGGAGTGGAATCGTGGCCTCCCGCTGGGGAGATGTCACGCTGGTCTGTTGGCGGGTAGGCCTGTTGGGCGTGGCGGCGGGATGCGCCATGCTGTTGCCCGCCCGGCTGGATGGATGGCTCGGGCCCGTGGGGCGCGCGTCGCTCTGGGTGTACGTGGTGCACCTGCCGCTCGCCTATGGCTGGTCCACGTTCCCCGGCCTGGGCAGTCGGCTGGGCCACTCACAGACGGCTCCCGCTGCCCTGGGACTCGCTCTGGCTGTCCTGGCCACCTCGCTGGTGATCGCACTGCCCGCGAAGACGCTGTATGGGCGCTGGCGCAAGCGCGCGCGGCCTTCCGCGGAGCGTGCCGGGGCCCTGTCCCCCAGGCCGCCAGTCTCGGAGTGA